Proteins encoded by one window of Sediminicoccus rosea:
- the nth gene encoding endonuclease III, whose amino-acid sequence MSREQAGLFIRAIAQDNPAPETELLYTDAFSLLVAVVMSAQTTDAMVNKVTPGLFAAAPTPAAMAALGAEGIGQLIRRIGLWQAKAKNVAALSAMLVERHGGEVPRDRAALEALPGVGRKTANVVLNVMFGEATMAVDTHIFRLGNRTGLAPGKTTRAVEDGLVKRIPPELLRDAHHWLILHGRYICKARAPECWRCVAALHCNYKDKVKAPD is encoded by the coding sequence ATGTCCCGCGAGCAGGCGGGCCTCTTCATCCGCGCCATCGCCCAGGACAATCCGGCGCCCGAGACCGAGCTGCTCTACACCGACGCCTTCTCGCTGCTGGTCGCCGTGGTCATGTCCGCGCAGACCACGGATGCGATGGTGAACAAGGTCACGCCCGGCCTCTTCGCCGCGGCCCCCACGCCCGCGGCCATGGCGGCGCTTGGGGCCGAGGGGATCGGCCAGCTCATCCGCCGCATCGGCCTCTGGCAGGCCAAGGCGAAGAACGTGGCCGCGCTCTCGGCCATGCTGGTGGAGCGCCATGGCGGCGAGGTCCCGCGCGACCGCGCCGCGCTGGAGGCGCTGCCCGGTGTTGGCCGCAAGACGGCGAATGTCGTGCTGAACGTGATGTTCGGCGAGGCGACGATGGCGGTGGATACGCACATCTTCCGTCTGGGCAACCGCACCGGCCTTGCGCCGGGCAAGACCACGCGCGCGGTGGAGGATGGCCTGGTGAAGCGCATCCCGCCCGAATTGCTGCGGGACGCGCATCACTGGCTGATCCTGCACGGACGCTACATCTGCAAGGCGCGCGCGCCGGAATGCTGGCGCTGCGTGGCGGCCCTGCATTGCAACTACAAGGACAAGGTGAAGGCCCCGGATTGA
- a CDS encoding DUF2244 domain-containing protein, giving the protein MPETPVIFEARSAPLNSMGEAGFRIVAGILLAGFTFTGTVFTILGAWPVLVFAGAETLMVIGMLALYRSHARRSAEIITLAAGQLTIRRREGRRSEEARFDPFWARLRWEEARLFIAHRGTAIEIGRFLTTEEREDLARSLGETLRRYREPVFDNPQLR; this is encoded by the coding sequence ATGCCAGAAACCCCGGTGATTTTCGAGGCCCGCTCCGCCCCCCTGAACAGCATGGGCGAGGCGGGATTCCGCATCGTGGCCGGCATCCTGCTCGCGGGCTTCACCTTCACCGGCACGGTCTTCACCATCCTCGGCGCCTGGCCGGTGCTGGTCTTCGCCGGGGCCGAGACGCTGATGGTGATCGGCATGCTGGCGCTCTACCGCAGCCATGCGCGGCGCAGCGCCGAGATCATCACCCTCGCCGCCGGGCAGCTCACCATCCGCCGGCGCGAGGGGCGGCGCAGCGAGGAAGCGCGCTTCGACCCTTTCTGGGCGCGGCTGCGCTGGGAGGAGGCGCGGCTCTTCATCGCCCATCGCGGCACCGCGATCGAGATCGGCCGCTTCCTGACGACGGAAGAGCGCGAGGACCTGGCGCGCAGCCTGGGCGAGACCCTGCGCCGCTACCGCGAGCCGGTCTTCGATAATCCTCAGCTGCGCTAG
- the gpmI gene encoding 2,3-bisphosphoglycerate-independent phosphoglycerate mutase — protein MTTPPRPVMLVILDGWGHREDPADNAVAQARTPRFDALWQSCPHGFLRTSGLDVGLPDGQMGNSEVGHLNIGAGRVVMQDLPRIDATITDGSLAQMPALRDFVAKMKASGGTAHLVGLVSPGGVHSHQRHAAALARILMAEGVPVVIHALTDGRDTPPRSAAEALASLPPEAPIGTVIGRYWAMDRDNRWERVRKAWAAMVLAEGEATAPDAQTAVAQAHAQDVTDEFIPATVLPGYAGMQDGDGLLSFNFRSDRAREILTALLDPGFTGFARERSPRFAASLGMVEYAAELNPFIATLFAPQSMSDILAEVVSAAGRTQLHMAETEKYPHVTYFLNGGEERAYPGETRIMVPSPKVATYDLQPEMSAPELTERAVAAIREGKQDLIVLNFANADMVGHTGSLEAATKAVEAVDAGLGAIADAVREAGGALLVTADHGNAELMRDPATGGPHTAHTTNPVPAFLMGGPPGARLRDGRLADLAPTLLALMGLPQPAAMTGQNLIEGA, from the coding sequence ATGACGACCCCTCCGCGCCCCGTGATGCTGGTGATCCTCGATGGCTGGGGGCACCGCGAGGACCCCGCCGACAATGCCGTGGCCCAGGCGCGGACGCCGCGCTTCGACGCGCTCTGGCAATCCTGCCCGCATGGCTTCCTGCGCACCTCCGGCCTCGATGTCGGCCTGCCGGACGGCCAGATGGGCAATAGCGAGGTGGGGCACCTGAACATCGGCGCCGGGCGCGTGGTGATGCAGGACCTGCCGCGGATTGACGCCACCATCACCGATGGCTCGCTCGCGCAGATGCCCGCGCTGCGCGACTTCGTCGCGAAGATGAAGGCGAGCGGCGGCACGGCGCATCTGGTGGGCCTTGTCTCGCCCGGTGGCGTGCACAGCCACCAGCGGCATGCGGCCGCACTGGCGAGGATCCTGATGGCCGAGGGCGTGCCCGTGGTGATCCACGCGCTCACCGATGGGCGCGACACGCCGCCCCGCTCGGCCGCCGAGGCGCTGGCCAGCCTGCCGCCCGAGGCGCCGATCGGCACGGTGATCGGCCGCTACTGGGCGATGGATCGGGACAATCGCTGGGAGCGCGTGCGCAAGGCCTGGGCCGCCATGGTGCTGGCTGAGGGCGAGGCGACGGCGCCCGATGCGCAAACCGCAGTGGCGCAGGCCCATGCGCAGGACGTGACCGATGAGTTCATCCCCGCCACCGTCCTGCCAGGCTATGCGGGCATGCAGGATGGCGACGGGCTGCTCAGCTTCAACTTCCGCTCCGATCGCGCGCGCGAGATCCTGACCGCGCTGCTGGACCCGGGCTTCACCGGCTTCGCGCGCGAGCGCAGCCCGCGCTTCGCGGCCTCGCTCGGCATGGTGGAATACGCGGCCGAGCTGAACCCCTTCATCGCGACGCTCTTCGCGCCGCAATCCATGTCGGACATCCTGGCCGAGGTGGTGAGTGCGGCCGGCCGCACCCAGCTGCACATGGCCGAGACGGAGAAATATCCACACGTCACCTACTTCCTGAATGGCGGCGAGGAGCGCGCCTATCCCGGCGAGACGCGGATCATGGTCCCCTCCCCCAAGGTCGCCACCTATGACCTGCAGCCCGAGATGAGCGCGCCCGAACTCACCGAGCGCGCCGTGGCGGCGATCCGCGAGGGCAAGCAGGACCTCATCGTGCTGAACTTCGCCAATGCCGACATGGTAGGCCACACCGGCAGCCTGGAAGCGGCCACCAAGGCCGTGGAGGCGGTGGATGCGGGGCTCGGCGCCATCGCCGATGCGGTGCGCGAAGCGGGCGGCGCGCTGCTCGTCACCGCCGATCACGGCAATGCCGAATTGATGCGCGACCCGGCGACCGGCGGGCCGCACACCGCGCACACCACCAACCCCGTGCCCGCCTTCCTGATGGGCGGCCCGCCCGGCGCGCGGCTGCGCGACGGGCGCCTGGCTGACCTCGCCCCCACGCTGCTGGCCCTGATGGGCCTGCCGCAACCCGCCGCGATGACCGGCCAGAACCTGATCGAAGGAGCCTGA
- a CDS encoding NAD(P)/FAD-dependent oxidoreductase produces MPAPRTLAELEADVARDLDLTGHPRAPWLAEKRVAGAAALDVLIIGGGQCGVAVAHALKRDKVDNILVLDRAGQGEEGPWTTYGRMRTLRSLKDMTGPDLRLPSLTYQSWHEANFGTDDWAAMRFIPKELWNDYLLWFRRVTGVPVRNGVEAGLISPATTEDGLPAFRVETSAGPLHARKVVLATGQEGIGGWWMPEHIAALPRAFRAHTNEVIDFAALRGKVVAVLGAGASAFDNAAVALEQGAAEVHIFCRRAELMVVQPYRWLTFAGFLRHMGEMTDEWRWRFMSHVLGMREGFAQDHYDRVKRFTNFRLHTGAEWQAARVEGGRVVLTTPQGEFTADYCITGTGVRMDASLRPELALCAGNIATWGDRYTPPAAEANPRLACYPYLNADSAFEEKRPGETPWISGIHLFGIGTTMSFGPAGSSINAMAISAPRVAAGITRNLFAEDMPRLYAELCAYDEKQVHVDAARLAAE; encoded by the coding sequence ATGCCCGCACCCCGCACCCTCGCCGAACTCGAAGCCGATGTGGCGCGGGATCTCGACCTGACCGGCCACCCCCGCGCGCCCTGGCTTGCGGAAAAGCGGGTAGCGGGCGCGGCGGCGCTGGATGTCCTCATCATCGGCGGCGGTCAATGCGGCGTGGCGGTGGCGCATGCGCTGAAGCGCGACAAGGTGGACAACATCCTCGTGCTGGACCGCGCCGGCCAGGGCGAGGAAGGGCCCTGGACCACCTATGGCCGGATGCGCACGCTGCGCAGCCTGAAGGACATGACGGGCCCCGACCTGCGGCTGCCCAGCCTCACCTACCAGTCCTGGCACGAGGCGAATTTCGGCACGGATGACTGGGCCGCGATGCGCTTCATCCCCAAGGAGCTCTGGAACGACTACCTGCTCTGGTTCCGCCGCGTGACCGGCGTGCCGGTGAGGAACGGCGTGGAGGCGGGCCTGATCTCCCCCGCCACGACGGAGGATGGCCTGCCCGCCTTCCGCGTCGAGACCAGCGCGGGGCCGCTGCATGCGCGCAAGGTGGTGCTGGCCACCGGGCAGGAGGGCATCGGCGGCTGGTGGATGCCGGAGCACATCGCCGCCCTGCCCCGCGCCTTCCGCGCCCACACCAACGAGGTGATCGATTTCGCCGCGCTCCGCGGCAAGGTGGTGGCCGTGCTGGGCGCCGGCGCCTCCGCCTTCGACAATGCCGCCGTCGCGCTGGAGCAAGGGGCGGCGGAGGTGCACATCTTCTGCCGCCGCGCGGAACTCATGGTGGTGCAGCCCTATCGCTGGCTCACCTTCGCGGGCTTCCTGCGCCATATGGGCGAGATGACGGATGAATGGCGCTGGCGCTTCATGTCCCATGTGCTGGGCATGCGCGAGGGCTTCGCGCAGGACCATTATGACCGCGTGAAGCGCTTCACGAATTTCCGCCTGCACACCGGCGCCGAATGGCAGGCCGCGCGCGTCGAGGGTGGCCGGGTGGTGCTGACCACGCCGCAGGGCGAATTCACCGCCGATTACTGCATCACCGGCACGGGCGTGCGGATGGATGCCAGCCTGCGCCCCGAGCTCGCCCTCTGCGCCGGCAACATCGCCACCTGGGGGGACCGCTACACGCCACCCGCGGCCGAGGCCAATCCGCGCCTCGCCTGCTACCCCTACCTGAACGCCGACAGCGCCTTCGAGGAGAAGCGCCCGGGCGAGACGCCCTGGATCTCGGGCATCCATCTCTTCGGCATCGGCACGACGATGAGCTTCGGCCCGGCGGGCAGCTCGATCAACGCCATGGCGATCTCGGCGCCGCGGGTCGCGGCCGGCATCACGCGCAACCTCTTCGCCGAGGACATGCCGCGCCTCTATGCCGAGCTCTGCGCCTATGATGAGAAGCAGGTGCATGTGGACGCGGCCCGCCTGGCCGCGGAGTAG
- a CDS encoding DUF294 nucleotidyltransferase-like domain-containing protein, which translates to MTGASPALRLALGVAAAMAPPPPAFPAETPLGHVIEGLRAARDSAVLALDDAGRPIGILTEQDIARRVAFRLPEEAPLSAAISAPLITCAPDAGLWRAVALMRAHRLRHLPVVDAAGRCIGMLHRADVLAAVSGRMLQHLDALAGDDAAVKAAQAGLATALLHEGIEAPALVRLVSEINLDLHRRVLARALAEGPPPPIGFTLLVMGSAGRGESLLRPDQDNGLILEPYPDASHDQLDAWFRPMTERLNAGLAAAGFPLCPGGIMARNPLWRKTRAQWEAQFALWARRRSGAALLFADIAFDFRGVARIGAVEGDPAAALRAAIAPILAAHPALLGALAAQDQRLRVGLTLWGGFADDEPGAGTRTDLKLHGLMPLVAATRLLALQHGVAETGTAERLAALAERGVVSHGPGLQRAFTLLLDALLRQQLADHAAGQSPGNLVDTAALPKPVRAELREALREIRRFAKACFAGFTGELW; encoded by the coding sequence ATGACCGGGGCCTCGCCCGCGCTGCGCCTGGCTTTGGGCGTCGCGGCGGCGATGGCCCCGCCGCCGCCAGCCTTCCCCGCCGAGACCCCGCTCGGCCACGTCATCGAGGGGCTGCGCGCGGCGCGGGATTCGGCCGTGCTCGCGCTCGATGATGCGGGCCGGCCCATCGGCATCCTGACCGAGCAGGATATCGCCCGCCGCGTGGCCTTCCGCCTGCCGGAGGAAGCGCCGCTTTCCGCCGCCATCTCCGCACCCCTCATCACCTGCGCCCCGGATGCAGGCCTCTGGCGCGCCGTGGCGTTGATGCGCGCGCATCGGCTGCGGCATCTGCCGGTGGTGGATGCGGCGGGGCGCTGCATCGGCATGCTGCATCGCGCCGATGTGCTGGCCGCCGTCTCGGGCCGGATGCTGCAACACCTCGATGCGCTGGCCGGCGATGACGCGGCGGTGAAGGCCGCCCAGGCCGGGCTCGCCACCGCGCTGCTGCATGAGGGCATCGAAGCCCCCGCCCTCGTGCGCCTGGTCAGCGAGATCAACCTCGACCTGCATCGCCGCGTCCTGGCGCGTGCCCTGGCCGAGGGCCCGCCGCCGCCCATCGGCTTCACCCTGCTCGTCATGGGCAGCGCGGGCCGTGGCGAGAGCCTGCTGCGCCCGGACCAGGACAATGGCCTGATCCTGGAGCCCTATCCCGACGCCTCGCACGATCAGCTGGATGCCTGGTTCCGCCCGATGACCGAGCGCCTCAATGCCGGCCTCGCCGCGGCGGGCTTTCCGCTCTGCCCAGGCGGGATCATGGCGCGCAACCCGCTCTGGCGGAAAACGCGAGCGCAGTGGGAGGCGCAATTCGCGCTCTGGGCGCGGCGGCGCAGCGGCGCCGCGCTGCTCTTCGCCGACATCGCCTTCGATTTTCGCGGCGTGGCGCGGATCGGCGCGGTGGAGGGCGACCCCGCGGCGGCGCTGCGCGCGGCCATCGCACCCATCCTGGCGGCGCATCCGGCACTGCTCGGCGCGCTCGCCGCGCAGGATCAGCGGCTGCGCGTGGGCCTCACCCTCTGGGGCGGCTTCGCCGATGACGAGCCGGGGGCGGGCACGCGGACCGACCTCAAGCTGCATGGGCTGATGCCGCTGGTGGCGGCGACGCGGCTTCTGGCCCTGCAGCACGGCGTGGCGGAGACGGGCACGGCCGAGCGCCTGGCGGCGCTGGCGGAACGCGGCGTGGTAAGCCACGGGCCGGGCTTGCAACGGGCCTTCACCCTGCTGCTGGACGCGCTGCTGCGGCAGCAATTGGCCGATCACGCGGCGGGGCAGAGCCCGGGCAATCTGGTGGATACGGCCGCCCTTCCCAAGCCCGTGCGGGCGGAACTGCGCGAGGCGCTGCGGGAGATCCGGCGCTTTGCAAAGGCTTGCTTCGCGGGGTTCACCGGGGAGCTTTGGTAG
- the gshB gene encoding glutathione synthase, with protein MNMALRVAVQMDPMESIGIDGDSSFALMLEAQARGHALWHYHVKHLSMQAGRVIAHGHPVTVRREKGNHFTFGAPVELDLAKDVDVVLMRQDPPFDMAYITATHLLEHIHPKTLVVNDPASVRNAPEKLFVLNFPELMPETLVSSDTREINKFRMKHGDIIVKPLFGNGGAGVFHLQPNDPNLNSLIEMFTERSREPLMVQQYLPAVRQGDKRIILVDGVAMGGINRVPAAGEARSNMHVGGRPEPTKLTDREKEICAVIGPELKKRGLIFVGIDVIGGYLTEINVTSPTGLQELARFDGIHLERAIWDVIEEKRRG; from the coding sequence CTGAACATGGCCTTGCGCGTCGCGGTCCAGATGGACCCCATGGAGAGCATCGGCATTGACGGCGACAGCAGCTTCGCCCTGATGCTGGAAGCCCAGGCGCGCGGCCACGCGCTCTGGCACTATCACGTGAAGCATCTCTCGATGCAGGCGGGCCGCGTGATCGCCCATGGCCACCCGGTCACGGTGCGGCGCGAAAAGGGCAACCACTTCACCTTCGGCGCCCCGGTCGAACTCGACCTCGCGAAGGATGTGGACGTGGTGCTGATGCGTCAGGATCCGCCCTTCGACATGGCCTATATCACGGCCACGCATCTGCTGGAGCACATCCACCCGAAGACGCTGGTGGTGAACGACCCGGCCAGCGTGCGCAACGCGCCGGAAAAGCTCTTCGTGCTGAATTTCCCGGAGCTGATGCCGGAGACGCTGGTTTCGTCCGACACGCGGGAGATCAACAAGTTCCGCATGAAGCATGGCGACATCATCGTGAAGCCGCTCTTCGGCAATGGCGGCGCAGGCGTGTTCCACCTGCAGCCCAATGACCCGAACCTGAACTCGCTGATCGAGATGTTCACCGAACGCTCGCGCGAGCCGCTGATGGTCCAGCAATACCTGCCGGCCGTGCGCCAGGGCGACAAGCGCATCATCCTGGTGGATGGCGTGGCGATGGGCGGCATCAACCGCGTGCCGGCGGCGGGCGAGGCGCGCAGCAACATGCATGTGGGCGGCCGCCCCGAACCCACGAAGCTCACGGATCGCGAGAAGGAGATCTGCGCCGTGATCGGGCCGGAACTCAAGAAGCGCGGCCTGATCTTCGTGGGCATCGACGTGATCGGCGGCTACCTCACCGAGATCAACGTCACCTCCCCCACCGGCCTGCAGGAGCTGGCGCGCTTCGACGGCATCCATCTGGAGCGCGCCATCTGGGATGTGATCGAAGAGAAGCGGCGCGGGTGA
- a CDS encoding DMT family transporter: MMVAAMFVFGCQDAISRYLAEVYSVLGILLIRYWFFAGFVVLRAVRAPGGLPRVIQSRRPYLQCLRGVMLVVQVWMIVNAFMLLGLVETHAIFACYPLIITALAGPVLGERVSLMRWLTILAGALGVLLILRPGPGMFSPAALLVLLAALNFAAYGLITRLVARDDPPDTSFFYTGLAGAAAVTLLTPWIWTPIAFADWGWMALLCVSGTLGHYFLIRALDLAEASRLQPLAYLQLVFAAALGVLVFAEPLPWTTVLGGAMVVVAGLVNLRLTRLGR, translated from the coding sequence CTGATGGTGGCGGCCATGTTCGTCTTCGGCTGCCAGGACGCGATCTCGCGCTACCTCGCCGAGGTCTATTCGGTGCTGGGCATCCTGCTCATCCGCTACTGGTTCTTCGCGGGCTTCGTGGTGCTGCGCGCGGTGCGCGCGCCGGGCGGCCTGCCGCGCGTGATCCAGAGCCGGCGGCCCTACCTGCAATGCCTGCGCGGCGTGATGCTGGTGGTGCAGGTCTGGATGATCGTGAACGCCTTCATGCTGCTCGGCCTCGTCGAGACGCATGCGATCTTCGCCTGCTACCCGCTGATCATCACCGCACTTGCCGGCCCGGTGCTGGGTGAGCGCGTCTCGCTCATGCGCTGGCTCACCATCCTGGCGGGCGCGCTCGGCGTGCTGCTGATCCTGCGGCCGGGGCCCGGCATGTTCTCGCCCGCCGCACTGCTGGTGCTGCTGGCGGCGCTGAACTTCGCGGCCTATGGGCTGATCACGCGCCTCGTCGCGCGCGATGATCCGCCGGATACGAGCTTCTTCTACACCGGCCTCGCGGGGGCGGCCGCGGTCACGCTGCTCACGCCCTGGATCTGGACGCCGATCGCCTTCGCCGATTGGGGCTGGATGGCGCTGCTCTGCGTCTCCGGCACGCTCGGCCACTACTTCCTGATCCGCGCGCTGGATCTGGCGGAGGCGAGCCGGCTGCAGCCACTCGCCTATCTCCAGCTGGTCTTCGCCGCGGCCCTCGGCGTGCTGGTGTTCGCCGAGCCGCTGCCCTGGACGACGGTGCTGGGCGGGGCGATGGTCGTCGTCGCGGGCCTCGTGAACCTGCGGCTCACACGGCTGGGGCGTTAG
- a CDS encoding fatty acid desaturase gives MAKTATLTDAGETRAFWRRWELPTWAVAIAIYASWATLLIYHESVPWPIEALLAAYILAWHFSLQHEAIHGWRSLPAWLRTAIVWPPIGGWWPFELYKRSHSKHHRNTYLTYPGEDTETQYHKREDWSGYTPAFRAVLLFNQTLLGRLTVGPILRLRKLVLVEGGKLRRGDFSDVPAWLGFFVGLAGVLWFVTQVAHMSVWHYYLVWVLPGISLGLLRAFIEHRWGERPGERTASVESNWIFGLLFLWNNLHIVHHLHPTMPWFEIPGFWRRNREKLLTHNGHFVFPGYFAIARRWLLRPVFVPIHPAR, from the coding sequence ATGGCCAAGACCGCGACCCTGACTGATGCCGGCGAAACCCGCGCCTTCTGGCGCCGCTGGGAATTGCCGACCTGGGCGGTGGCCATCGCCATCTATGCCAGCTGGGCGACGCTCCTGATCTACCACGAATCGGTCCCCTGGCCGATCGAGGCGCTGCTGGCCGCCTATATCCTCGCCTGGCACTTCTCGCTGCAGCATGAGGCGATCCATGGCTGGCGCAGCCTGCCCGCCTGGCTGCGCACCGCCATCGTCTGGCCGCCCATCGGCGGCTGGTGGCCCTTCGAGCTGTACAAGCGCAGCCACAGCAAGCACCACCGCAACACCTACCTGACCTATCCCGGCGAGGACACCGAGACGCAGTATCACAAGCGCGAGGACTGGAGCGGCTATACGCCGGCCTTCCGCGCCGTCCTCCTGTTCAACCAGACGCTGCTGGGGCGCCTCACCGTCGGGCCCATCCTGCGCCTGCGAAAGCTGGTGCTGGTGGAGGGGGGCAAGCTCCGGCGGGGCGACTTCTCGGACGTGCCGGCCTGGCTCGGCTTCTTCGTGGGGCTGGCCGGCGTGCTCTGGTTCGTGACGCAGGTCGCGCACATGTCGGTCTGGCACTACTACCTGGTCTGGGTGCTGCCCGGCATCTCGCTTGGCCTGCTGCGCGCCTTCATCGAGCATCGCTGGGGCGAGCGGCCGGGCGAGCGCACCGCCTCGGTCGAGAGCAACTGGATCTTCGGGCTGCTCTTCCTCTGGAACAACCTGCACATCGTGCACCACCTGCACCCGACCATGCCCTGGTTCGAGATCCCGGGCTTCTGGCGCCGCAACCGCGAGAAGCTGCTGACCCATAACGGGCATTTCGTCTTTCCCGGCTATTTCGCCATCGCCCGGCGCTGGCTGCTGCGCCCGGTCTTCGTGCCCATCCACCCGGCGCGGTGA
- a CDS encoding 3'-5' exonuclease: MARRIGDWLRRALAPDGQAFLQARAHFHAPWPAGPIAAQPYVVFDLESTGLKPSRGDVLLSIGAVRLQDAAPVAEFQTLVEPGRAIPPESTRYHGLTREMLAGAPRAPEAIACFRDFAEGAVLVAHSAAFDRSLLYMEEHRGAPALPNPFLCSLLVSRWLDPQEGDHSLDGLCGREGIVITGRHEALGDARATAELWVRLLARAGARGVADLADLARRSRMESQMAESAAHF; the protein is encoded by the coding sequence ATGGCGCGGCGCATCGGGGACTGGTTGCGCCGGGCGCTCGCACCCGATGGCCAGGCCTTCCTCCAGGCCCGCGCGCATTTCCATGCCCCCTGGCCCGCGGGGCCCATCGCCGCGCAGCCCTATGTCGTCTTCGACCTGGAATCGACCGGCCTGAAGCCCAGCCGCGGCGATGTGCTGCTCTCCATCGGTGCTGTCCGGCTGCAAGACGCCGCCCCCGTCGCGGAATTTCAGACCCTGGTGGAACCCGGCCGCGCCATTCCGCCGGAATCCACGCGCTATCATGGCCTGACGCGTGAGATGCTGGCCGGCGCCCCCCGCGCGCCCGAGGCCATCGCCTGCTTCCGCGACTTCGCCGAGGGTGCCGTGCTCGTCGCGCACAGCGCCGCCTTCGACCGCAGCCTGCTCTACATGGAGGAGCATCGCGGCGCGCCGGCCCTGCCCAACCCCTTCCTGTGCAGCCTGCTCGTCTCGCGCTGGCTCGACCCGCAGGAGGGGGATCATTCGCTGGACGGGCTGTGCGGGCGCGAGGGGATCGTCATCACGGGCCGGCACGAGGCGTTGGGCGATGCGCGCGCGACGGCGGAGCTCTGGGTCCGCCTGCTGGCCCGCGCCGGCGCGCGCGGCGTGGCGGACCTGGCTGACCTCGCGCGGCGCAGCCGGATGGAATCCCAGATGGCGGAATCCGCGGCGCATTTCTGA
- the ftsZ gene encoding cell division protein FtsZ: MTLNLTLPVTQHTDFSPRIAVIGVGGGGTNAVNNMIHLGLDGVEFIVANTDAQALVNSRAERRVQLGPHLTQGLGAGAKPEIGRAAAEEATDELARHLEGCHMVFVTAGMGGGTGTGAAPVIARMARERGILTVGVVTKPFDFEGPKRRKSADAGLDELQQFVDTLIVIPNQNLFKLANDRTTFAEAFKMADNVLYMGVRGVTDLMVNPGLVNLDFADIRTVMAEMGKAMMGTGEAEGEGRATQAADSAINNPLLEDTSMRGAKGVLINITGGLDMTLFEVDEAMARIRREVDEDVNIIFGSAIDETMNGRVRVSVVATGIDVASMGAAMNPGGPRLAVVNQPAPAPAPAATRAPSGPLGAPVVPAPRRPVQVGGGAGLLRQPAAAAGAATALAPAAPPVAQEQAYMEEMPQPVVVQPATPQPVSYQPPMQQPSLPEVAPAPQGQVAGQGAGWRGLFRNATGLMRRNVEEAPAAAAPRMEPVASQQPKPPQPMRTAQQQPQPDEMGLDIPTFLRRQSN; the protein is encoded by the coding sequence ATGACATTGAACCTGACGCTGCCGGTGACCCAGCACACGGATTTCTCGCCCCGGATCGCCGTCATCGGCGTGGGCGGGGGCGGCACGAATGCCGTCAACAACATGATCCACCTGGGCCTCGACGGCGTCGAGTTCATCGTGGCCAACACCGACGCCCAGGCGCTGGTGAACAGCCGCGCCGAGCGCCGCGTGCAGCTCGGGCCCCACCTGACGCAGGGCCTGGGCGCCGGCGCCAAGCCCGAGATCGGCCGCGCCGCCGCCGAGGAAGCGACCGACGAGCTGGCCCGCCACCTCGAGGGCTGCCACATGGTCTTCGTGACCGCCGGCATGGGCGGGGGCACGGGCACGGGCGCGGCCCCGGTCATCGCGCGCATGGCGCGCGAGCGCGGCATCCTCACCGTCGGCGTCGTCACCAAGCCCTTCGACTTCGAGGGCCCGAAGCGCCGCAAGTCGGCCGATGCCGGCCTGGATGAGCTGCAGCAGTTCGTGGACACGCTGATCGTCATCCCGAACCAGAACCTGTTCAAGCTGGCGAATGACCGCACCACCTTCGCCGAGGCCTTCAAGATGGCCGACAATGTCCTCTACATGGGCGTGCGCGGCGTGACCGACCTGATGGTCAATCCGGGCCTGGTGAACCTCGACTTCGCCGATATCCGCACCGTCATGGCCGAGATGGGCAAGGCAATGATGGGCACGGGCGAGGCCGAGGGCGAGGGCCGCGCCACCCAGGCCGCCGATTCCGCCATCAACAATCCGCTGCTGGAGGATACCTCCATGCGCGGCGCCAAGGGCGTGCTGATCAACATCACCGGCGGCCTCGACATGACGCTGTTCGAGGTGGACGAGGCGATGGCCCGGATCCGCCGCGAGGTGGATGAGGATGTGAACATCATCTTCGGCTCGGCGATTGACGAGACGATGAATGGCCGCGTGCGCGTCTCCGTCGTCGCCACCGGCATTGACGTCGCCTCCATGGGCGCCGCGATGAACCCGGGCGGCCCGCGCCTCGCCGTGGTGAACCAGCCCGCCCCGGCCCCCGCGCCGGCCGCGACGCGCGCCCCCTCGGGCCCGCTCGGCGCCCCCGTGGTGCCGGCGCCGCGCCGCCCCGTTCAGGTGGGCGGTGGTGCCGGCCTGCTGCGCCAGCCGGCCGCCGCGGCCGGTGCCGCGACCGCCCTCGCCCCCGCCGCCCCGCCGGTGGCGCAGGAGCAGGCCTATATGGAGGAGATGCCGCAGCCGGTGGTGGTGCAGCCCGCTACGCCGCAGCCCGTCTCCTACCAGCCGCCCATGCAGCAGCCCTCGCTGCCCGAGGTGGCGCCCGCGCCCCAGGGGCAGGTGGCTGGCCAGGGTGCCGGCTGGCGCGGCCTGTTCCGCAACGCGACGGGCCTGATGCGCCGCAATGTGGAGGAGGCGCCCGCCGCCGCCGCCCCGCGCATGGAGCCGGTGGCCAGCCAGCAGCCCAAGCCGCCGCAGCCCATGCGCACCGCCCAGCAGCAGCCGCAGCCGGACGAGATGGGCCTGGACATCCCGACCTTCCTGCGTCGCCAAAGCAACTAG